A genomic region of Ictidomys tridecemlineatus isolate mIctTri1 chromosome 10, mIctTri1.hap1, whole genome shotgun sequence contains the following coding sequences:
- the Ggps1 gene encoding geranylgeranyl pyrophosphate synthase isoform X2, whose translation MLHNASLLIDDIEDNSKLRRGFPVAHSIYGIPSVINSANYVYFLGLEKVLTLDHPDAVKLFTRQLLELHQGQGLDIYWRDNYTCPTEEEYKAMVLQKTGGLFGLAVGLMQLFSDYKEDLKPLLNTLGLFFQIRDDYANLHSKEYSENKSFCEDLTEGKFSFPTIHAIWSRPESTQVQNILRQRTENIDIKKYCVHYLEDVGSFEYTRNTLKELESKAYKQIEACGGNPALVALIKHLSKMFKEENE comes from the coding sequence ATGTTGCACAATGCCAGTTTACTCATTGATGATATTGAAGACAATTCAAAACTCCGACGTGGCTTTCCAGTAGCACATAGCATCTATGGAATTCCATCTGTCATCAATTCAGCCAATTATGTATATTTCCTTGGCTTAGAAAAAGTCCTAACTCTGGATCATCCAGATGCAGTGAAACTTTTTACCCGTCAGCTCTTAGAACTCCATCAGGGACAAGGCCTGGACATTTACTGGAGGGATAATTACACTTGTCCCACTGAAGAAGAATATAAAGCCATGGTGCTGCAAAAGACTGGTGGACTGTTTGGATTAGCAGTAGGTCTCATGCAGCTATTCTCTGACTACAAAGAAGATTTAAAGCCATTACTTAATACACTTGGCCTCTTTTTTCAAATTAGAGATGATTATGCTAATCTGCACTCCAAAGAATATAGTGAAAACAAAAGTTTTTGTGAAGATTTAACAGAGGGAAAATTCTCATTCCCTACTATTCATGCTATTTGGTCAAGGCCTGAAAGCACCCAAGTGCAGAACATCTTGCGCCAAAGAACAGAAaacatagatattaaaaaatattgtgtacaTTATCTGGAGGATGTAGGTTCTTTTGAGTACACTCGGAATACTCTTAAAGAGCTTGAATCTAAAGCCTATAAACAAATTGAGGCATGTGGTGGGAACCCTGCGCTAGTGGCTCTAATAAAGCACTTAAGTAAGatgttcaaagaagaaaatgaataa
- the Ggps1 gene encoding geranylgeranyl pyrophosphate synthase isoform X1, whose protein sequence is MEKTQETAQRILLEPYKYLLQLPGKQVRTKLSQAFNHWLKVPEDKLQIIIEVTEMLHNASLLIDDIEDNSKLRRGFPVAHSIYGIPSVINSANYVYFLGLEKVLTLDHPDAVKLFTRQLLELHQGQGLDIYWRDNYTCPTEEEYKAMVLQKTGGLFGLAVGLMQLFSDYKEDLKPLLNTLGLFFQIRDDYANLHSKEYSENKSFCEDLTEGKFSFPTIHAIWSRPESTQVQNILRQRTENIDIKKYCVHYLEDVGSFEYTRNTLKELESKAYKQIEACGGNPALVALIKHLSKMFKEENE, encoded by the exons atggaGAAGACTCAAGAAACTGCCCAAAGAATTCTTCTAGAACCCTACAAGTACTTACTTCAGTTACCGG gtAAACAAGTGAGAACCAAACTTTCACAGGCATTTAATCATTGGCTAAAAGTTCCAGAAGACAAATTACAG attATCATTGAAGTGACAGAAATGTTGCACAATGCCAGTTTACTCATTGATGATATTGAAGACAATTCAAAACTCCGACGTGGCTTTCCAGTAGCACATAGCATCTATGGAATTCCATCTGTCATCAATTCAGCCAATTATGTATATTTCCTTGGCTTAGAAAAAGTCCTAACTCTGGATCATCCAGATGCAGTGAAACTTTTTACCCGTCAGCTCTTAGAACTCCATCAGGGACAAGGCCTGGACATTTACTGGAGGGATAATTACACTTGTCCCACTGAAGAAGAATATAAAGCCATGGTGCTGCAAAAGACTGGTGGACTGTTTGGATTAGCAGTAGGTCTCATGCAGCTATTCTCTGACTACAAAGAAGATTTAAAGCCATTACTTAATACACTTGGCCTCTTTTTTCAAATTAGAGATGATTATGCTAATCTGCACTCCAAAGAATATAGTGAAAACAAAAGTTTTTGTGAAGATTTAACAGAGGGAAAATTCTCATTCCCTACTATTCATGCTATTTGGTCAAGGCCTGAAAGCACCCAAGTGCAGAACATCTTGCGCCAAAGAACAGAAaacatagatattaaaaaatattgtgtacaTTATCTGGAGGATGTAGGTTCTTTTGAGTACACTCGGAATACTCTTAAAGAGCTTGAATCTAAAGCCTATAAACAAATTGAGGCATGTGGTGGGAACCCTGCGCTAGTGGCTCTAATAAAGCACTTAAGTAAGatgttcaaagaagaaaatgaataa